In one Sphingomonas sp. AP4-R1 genomic region, the following are encoded:
- a CDS encoding carbonic anhydrase, translated as MNELIGRVFSFEKQVFPNQSVLYGQLASQGQTPKALMISCADSRVVPEQIMQAQPGDLFVCRNAGNIIPPYATQNGGVTSTVEYAVMALGIRDIIVCGHSDCGAMKAVANPAGLDAMPNVAAWLRHSAAAAKVVNDGYPELEGTERLRAVIIENVVAQLANLRTHPSVAAGIARGEISLHGWFFDIGHGQMLALDGETNRFIAIKEGEDLPVALKASPRRAADYAFPQAAE; from the coding sequence ATGAACGAGCTTATCGGACGCGTCTTTTCCTTCGAGAAGCAGGTCTTCCCGAATCAGAGCGTTCTCTACGGACAGCTCGCCAGCCAGGGCCAGACCCCCAAGGCCCTGATGATCTCCTGCGCGGACAGCCGCGTGGTGCCGGAGCAGATCATGCAGGCCCAGCCGGGCGACCTCTTCGTCTGCCGCAACGCCGGCAACATCATCCCGCCCTACGCCACCCAGAATGGCGGCGTGACCTCCACGGTCGAATATGCCGTGATGGCATTGGGCATCCGCGACATCATCGTCTGCGGCCATTCGGATTGCGGCGCGATGAAGGCCGTGGCCAATCCGGCCGGCCTCGATGCGATGCCCAACGTCGCCGCCTGGCTGCGCCATTCGGCCGCCGCCGCCAAGGTCGTGAATGACGGCTATCCCGAGCTTGAGGGTACGGAGCGCCTCCGTGCCGTGATTATCGAGAATGTCGTGGCCCAGCTTGCCAATCTGCGGACCCATCCGTCGGTCGCGGCCGGCATCGCCCGCGGCGAGATTTCGCTGCATGGCTGGTTCTTCGATATCGGCCACGGCCAGATGCTCGCGCTCGATGGCGAAACCAACCGCTTCATCGCGATCAAGGAAGGCGAAGACCTGCCCGTCGCGCTGAAGGCTTCGCCCCGCCGCGCCGCCGATTACGCATTCCCACAGGCTGCCGAATGA
- a CDS encoding SDR family NAD(P)-dependent oxidoreductase, protein MTNRFNGKVVVVTGGTSGIGLATAKAFSDEGASVFITGRRQETLDAAVKTIGGKVTGVRGDMANLADIDRLYDAVQQKHAQIDVVFANAGGGTMLPIGAITEEHYQSIFDTNVKGVLFTVQKALPLLKDGASVILTGSTTGISGTPAFSVYSATKAAVRNFARNWILDLKDRHIRVNTVSPGVTDTEGLNDLFGGGDQAQGTKDYLASLIPLGRVGQPEEIARTVLFLASDEASFVNGVELFVDGGQAQI, encoded by the coding sequence ATGACGAACAGGTTCAACGGCAAGGTCGTGGTGGTGACCGGCGGCACGAGCGGCATCGGCCTCGCGACGGCCAAGGCCTTCTCGGACGAGGGTGCTTCGGTGTTCATCACCGGCCGGCGCCAGGAAACGCTGGATGCGGCGGTGAAGACGATCGGCGGCAAGGTGACGGGCGTGCGCGGCGACATGGCCAACCTCGCCGACATCGATCGCCTCTACGATGCCGTCCAGCAGAAGCATGCGCAGATCGACGTGGTCTTCGCCAATGCCGGCGGCGGCACGATGCTGCCGATCGGCGCGATCACCGAGGAGCATTATCAGAGCATCTTCGATACGAACGTGAAGGGCGTGCTCTTCACCGTGCAGAAGGCGCTGCCGCTGCTGAAGGACGGCGCCTCGGTGATTCTGACCGGATCGACGACCGGCATTTCGGGTACGCCCGCCTTCAGCGTCTATTCGGCGACCAAGGCGGCGGTGCGCAACTTCGCGCGCAACTGGATCCTCGACCTGAAGGATCGCCACATCCGCGTGAACACGGTGAGCCCCGGCGTGACCGACACGGAAGGCCTCAACGATCTGTTCGGCGGCGGCGATCAGGCGCAGGGCACGAAGGATTATCTCGCCAGCCTGATCCCGCTCGGCCGCGTCGGCCAGCCGGAGGAGATCGCGCGGACCGTGCTGTTCCTGGCATCGGACGAGGCGAGCTTCGTCAACGGCGTCGAACTCTTCGTCGATGGCGGGCAGGCGCAGATCTGA
- a CDS encoding LysR family transcriptional regulator, translating to MRIDLNDYAYFAEVVAHGGFAAAGRALREPKSKLSRRVAGLEERLGLRLIERSSRRFRVTDTGQAFYERCRAMLAEAEQAEALVVQAQAEPHGRVRFSCPTGMLQPISGLISSFLSRYPKVRLQLIATDRAVDLIEERIDLALRVRGSLTSDAALTMRSLGRSTRILVAAPRLASQISNVDQLVACPVLATNDAADDLEWHLEAEDGAKRVLLVTPRLGCESMTAVRDAAIEGLGVAILPDHVCSEALAAGRLVRVLPAWRGLQGIVHLVFTTRRGLPPAVRALIDHLAAGFPRDVLGGSA from the coding sequence ATGCGCATCGACCTGAACGATTACGCCTATTTCGCCGAGGTCGTGGCGCATGGCGGCTTCGCGGCGGCGGGCCGCGCGCTGCGTGAACCGAAGTCGAAGCTCAGCCGGCGCGTTGCCGGGCTGGAGGAGAGGCTGGGGCTGCGCCTGATCGAGCGCTCCAGCCGCCGCTTCCGCGTCACCGACACGGGGCAGGCCTTTTACGAGCGCTGCCGCGCGATGCTGGCGGAGGCGGAGCAGGCCGAGGCGCTGGTGGTGCAGGCGCAGGCAGAGCCGCATGGCCGCGTGCGCTTCAGTTGCCCGACGGGGATGCTGCAGCCCATATCGGGGCTGATCTCGTCCTTCCTTTCCCGCTATCCGAAAGTGCGGTTGCAGTTGATCGCCACCGATCGCGCGGTCGACCTGATCGAGGAGCGGATCGATCTGGCGCTGCGCGTACGCGGCAGCCTCACCAGCGATGCGGCGCTCACGATGCGCTCGCTGGGGCGATCGACGCGCATCCTCGTCGCCGCTCCCCGGCTGGCCTCACAGATCAGCAATGTCGATCAGCTCGTCGCCTGTCCCGTTCTGGCGACGAACGATGCGGCCGACGATCTGGAATGGCATCTGGAAGCGGAGGATGGTGCCAAGCGCGTGCTGCTCGTCACGCCGCGGCTGGGCTGCGAAAGCATGACGGCGGTGCGCGACGCCGCGATCGAGGGGCTCGGCGTCGCCATCCTGCCCGATCATGTCTGTAGCGAGGCATTGGCGGCGGGGCGGCTGGTGCGCGTGCTGCCGGCATGGCGCGGGCTGCAGGGCATCGTGCATCTGGTCTTCACGACGCGGCGCGGACTGCCGCCGGCGGTCCGCGCGCTGATCGATCATCTGGCGGCGGGGTTTCCCCGCGACGTGCTCGGCGGGAGCGCCTGA
- a CDS encoding response regulator transcription factor translates to MTPSIVIVEDDPALRTLTARALQENGYFVRTASTAPEMWIAFEGGPVDLVLLDIMLPGTSGIELCRQIRKQSEVPIIFISAKGSEPDRVIGLEIGADDYLAKPFSTRELIARVRAVLRRGGLERQQAGTRESEAHFDGNILNFPRRELRSPTGAVIDLTGAEFDLLATFVGQPQRVISRERLIELSRTRLGDASDRSIDVLVSRLRRKLSSDGKNAPITTVRGVGYMLNAEVARA, encoded by the coding sequence ATGACCCCCTCCATCGTCATCGTCGAGGATGATCCCGCGCTCCGCACGCTCACGGCCCGCGCGCTTCAGGAAAATGGCTATTTCGTTCGCACGGCGTCCACCGCGCCCGAAATGTGGATCGCGTTCGAGGGCGGGCCGGTCGATCTCGTTTTGCTCGATATCATGCTGCCCGGCACCAGCGGCATCGAGCTGTGCCGCCAGATCCGCAAGCAGTCCGAAGTGCCGATCATCTTCATCAGCGCCAAGGGCAGCGAGCCGGATCGCGTGATCGGCCTCGAGATCGGCGCCGACGACTATCTCGCCAAGCCTTTCTCCACGCGCGAACTGATCGCCCGCGTCCGCGCCGTCCTGCGTCGCGGCGGGCTGGAGCGCCAGCAGGCCGGCACGCGCGAGAGCGAGGCGCATTTCGACGGCAACATCCTCAATTTCCCGCGCCGCGAGCTGCGCAGCCCGACCGGCGCCGTGATCGATCTTACCGGCGCCGAATTCGATCTGCTCGCCACCTTCGTCGGCCAGCCCCAGCGCGTCATCTCGCGCGAGCGGCTGATCGAGCTGTCGCGCACCCGCCTCGGCGACGCCTCCGATCGCAGCATCGACGTTCTCGTCAGCCGGCTGCGGCGCAAGCTCTCGTCCGATGGCAAGAATGCGCCGATCACCACCGTGCGCGGCGTCGGCTACATGCTGAATGCCGAGGTGGCGCGCGCCTGA
- a CDS encoding glyoxalase: MNRLTLILTTALIAVTPATSFAREAPETATADHAIGPQYDTTHVYVAPGDFDRFVTSLTATFGGTATKKGEFQVTPTTSKTMSQLVLTPAGSLSVFGFLTPVPVPFGAERTGYLVDDMDAAVASARKAGAARLITTFLDPIGRDVVVQWAGGVNMQLYWHTTKPNYPALATVPENRIYLTSDVADTFLRQWSGFAHAKVLSDDKAAPGAEIGRPGTTYRRVRLSSGYGKMAVIVSDGQLPWPYGRDMTGYEVSDLTATLAKAAAAGVEMLVPAHDEGDRTAALVRFPGGYIAEIHAPVAK, encoded by the coding sequence ATGAACCGCCTCACGCTGATTTTGACGACAGCCCTGATCGCCGTCACCCCCGCCACCTCTTTCGCTCGGGAAGCCCCCGAAACCGCTACCGCCGATCACGCCATCGGCCCGCAATATGACACCACCCATGTCTATGTAGCGCCGGGCGATTTCGATCGCTTCGTCACCAGCCTCACCGCCACCTTCGGCGGCACCGCCACGAAGAAAGGCGAGTTCCAGGTCACCCCCACGACCAGCAAGACGATGTCGCAGCTCGTGCTGACGCCCGCCGGCTCGCTCTCGGTCTTCGGCTTCCTCACGCCCGTCCCCGTGCCCTTCGGTGCCGAGCGGACCGGCTATCTCGTCGACGACATGGACGCCGCCGTCGCCTCGGCGCGCAAGGCCGGCGCCGCCCGCCTGATCACCACCTTCCTGGATCCGATCGGCCGCGACGTGGTCGTGCAGTGGGCGGGCGGCGTGAACATGCAGCTCTACTGGCACACCACCAAGCCGAACTATCCGGCGCTGGCGACGGTGCCCGAAAACCGCATCTACCTGACCTCGGACGTGGCCGACACGTTCCTGCGCCAGTGGAGCGGCTTCGCCCACGCCAAGGTCCTGTCCGACGACAAGGCCGCGCCCGGCGCCGAGATCGGCCGCCCCGGCACCACCTATCGCCGCGTCCGCCTCAGCTCCGGCTATGGCAAGATGGCGGTGATCGTCTCGGACGGTCAGCTGCCCTGGCCCTATGGCCGCGACATGACCGGCTATGAGGTCAGCGACCTGACCGCGACGCTGGCCAAGGCTGCGGCCGCCGGCGTGGAAATGCTCGTTCCCGCCCATGACGAAGGCGACCGCACCGCCGCGCTCGTCCGCTTCCCCGGCGGCTATATCGCCGAGATCCACGCGCCGGTGGCCAAGTGA
- a CDS encoding YoaK family protein, translating to MADDIKSGMDPRVPLLLLLSVTTGLVDAASVLGLGKVFTANMTGNVVFLGFAAAGTPGFRVAPFVIAILSFLVGALIAGRTARIYAGLSERRWLLTAALVETVLLWIAAFVARGFDVASQSPDPALFAIIALTGLAMGFRNATIRSLKVADLTTTVLTLTLTGIAADSGAAGGGNPNWGRRIAAVIAIFAGAAIGAWLLFHVGLAAPLAVAGGLVLLGTIACALHPAMRRPI from the coding sequence ATGGCTGACGACATCAAGAGCGGGATGGATCCGCGCGTACCTCTGCTCCTGCTGCTCTCGGTCACGACCGGGCTGGTGGATGCGGCGAGCGTCCTCGGCCTCGGCAAGGTCTTCACCGCAAACATGACGGGCAATGTCGTGTTCCTCGGCTTCGCGGCGGCGGGCACGCCGGGCTTCAGGGTGGCGCCGTTCGTCATCGCGATCCTGAGCTTTCTCGTCGGCGCGCTGATCGCGGGCCGCACCGCGCGGATATATGCCGGCCTGAGCGAACGGCGCTGGCTGCTGACGGCCGCGCTGGTCGAGACGGTGTTGCTCTGGATCGCAGCCTTCGTCGCGCGCGGCTTCGACGTGGCCAGCCAGTCGCCCGATCCGGCCCTGTTCGCGATCATCGCGCTGACGGGCCTCGCCATGGGCTTCCGCAACGCCACGATCCGTTCGCTCAAGGTCGCCGATCTCACCACCACCGTTCTGACGCTGACGCTCACCGGCATCGCGGCCGATTCCGGCGCGGCCGGCGGCGGCAACCCCAATTGGGGCCGCCGCATCGCCGCCGTGATCGCGATCTTCGCGGGTGCCGCGATCGGCGCGTGGCTGCTCTTTCACGTCGGGCTGGCGGCGCCGCTGGCGGTGGCGGGCGGGCTGGTGCTGCTGGGGACGATCGCCTGCGCGCTCCACCCCGCCATGCGACGTCCGATCTAA
- a CDS encoding alginate export family protein, whose translation MRKLAPLLAVLAAAPAAAQSGEPWEPPTLTTTRYDEDWSNLADPAARAGRWTEDFKYIPLGDDAYLTTGAELRLRNEAYRDNQWGGGPAPNDGYLWARFVPHADLHVGRVRAFVQPIAAYAVGVKPSASPVDQTRVDLLQGFVDVRLGEAKTGDAAGTGITLRAGRQMLSLGTERLVGTRYGPNVPLAFDGARALVSLNGATVSLLAVRPVQPGPGTFDDRRSRTKSLWGAYATIPGIGLDLYYLGYRNTAAKFGDQSGRELRHSIGARSFGTAGDWHWNVEGIGQFGQFAGSRIAAWTVGTEIGRRFPQAPFAPDAVLRVNVVSGDKHRSDDRLNTFNALFPKGKYFGELSPVGPTNIISVNPRVGMALGGGITASLAGMAYWRQSKADGVYDIPGNLIRAPGDATARFIGKEAEATIAWQATPELELSTSLSAFVPGGFIRQTGSGKTIGMLGCEANFRF comes from the coding sequence GTGCGTAAGCTCGCCCCCCTCCTCGCCGTGCTGGCAGCGGCGCCCGCCGCCGCCCAGTCCGGCGAGCCGTGGGAGCCGCCGACGCTCACCACCACGCGCTATGACGAGGACTGGTCGAACCTGGCCGATCCCGCCGCGCGCGCCGGGCGCTGGACCGAAGACTTCAAATATATCCCGCTGGGCGACGACGCCTATCTCACCACCGGCGCCGAACTGCGCCTGCGCAACGAGGCCTATCGCGACAATCAGTGGGGAGGCGGCCCCGCTCCGAACGACGGCTATCTCTGGGCTCGCTTCGTGCCCCATGCCGATCTTCATGTCGGCCGGGTGCGCGCCTTCGTCCAGCCGATCGCGGCCTATGCCGTGGGCGTGAAGCCCTCCGCCAGTCCCGTGGACCAGACGCGCGTGGATCTGCTGCAGGGCTTCGTCGATGTCCGGCTGGGCGAGGCGAAGACGGGCGACGCGGCGGGCACCGGCATCACGCTGCGCGCCGGCCGCCAGATGCTCTCGCTCGGCACCGAGCGGCTGGTCGGCACGCGCTATGGCCCGAACGTTCCGCTGGCCTTCGACGGCGCCCGCGCGCTCGTCTCGCTCAACGGCGCCACCGTCAGCCTGCTCGCGGTGCGCCCGGTCCAGCCGGGCCCCGGCACGTTCGACGATCGCCGCTCGCGCACCAAATCCCTGTGGGGCGCCTATGCCACGATCCCCGGCATCGGCCTCGATCTCTATTATCTCGGCTATCGCAACACGGCCGCCAAATTCGGCGATCAATCCGGCCGCGAGCTGCGCCACAGCATCGGCGCGCGCTCGTTCGGCACGGCGGGCGACTGGCACTGGAATGTCGAGGGCATCGGCCAGTTCGGCCAGTTCGCCGGCAGCCGCATTGCCGCCTGGACTGTGGGCACGGAAATCGGCCGCCGCTTCCCGCAGGCGCCGTTCGCGCCCGATGCGGTGCTGCGCGTCAACGTGGTGAGCGGCGACAAACATCGCAGCGACGATCGGCTGAACACGTTCAACGCGCTCTTTCCCAAGGGCAAATATTTCGGCGAGCTGTCGCCGGTCGGCCCCACCAACATCATCAGCGTCAATCCGCGCGTGGGGATGGCGCTGGGCGGCGGCATCACCGCCAGCCTCGCCGGCATGGCCTATTGGCGCCAGTCCAAGGCGGACGGCGTGTACGACATCCCCGGCAATCTGATCCGCGCGCCGGGCGATGCCACGGCGCGCTTCATCGGCAAGGAAGCCGAGGCGACGATCGCCTGGCAGGCCACGCCCGAACTGGAGCTTTCCACCTCGCTCTCGGCCTTCGTGCCGGGCGGCTTCATCCGCCAGACCGGCTCCGGCAAGACGATCGGCATGCTGGGCTGCGAGGCCAATTTCCGTTTCTGA
- a CDS encoding cytochrome b, with translation MSRRPTALFALPARILHWTMAALILAMLLIGIGMVSTTTARYPELLAWHRPIGIAILLLALVRLVVRITHRPPPLPADLPAIQVLAAKGSHYLLYALMIGMPLMGWAMQSAAGYPVTLWKGFVLVPILPPNGIVYGWLRLLHGVMAFGFFGIILAHLGAALFHGLIRRDGVMGSMTGVAKD, from the coding sequence ATGAGCCGCCGCCCGACCGCATTGTTCGCGCTGCCCGCCCGCATTCTCCACTGGACGATGGCGGCGCTGATCCTCGCCATGCTGCTGATCGGCATCGGCATGGTTTCGACCACCACCGCCCGCTATCCCGAGCTGCTCGCCTGGCACCGGCCGATCGGGATCGCGATCCTGCTGCTGGCGCTGGTGCGGCTGGTGGTGCGGATCACGCACCGGCCGCCGCCGCTTCCCGCCGATCTGCCCGCCATCCAGGTGCTGGCCGCGAAGGGATCGCATTATCTGCTCTATGCGCTGATGATCGGCATGCCTCTGATGGGCTGGGCGATGCAGTCGGCGGCGGGCTATCCGGTGACGCTGTGGAAGGGCTTCGTGCTGGTCCCGATCCTGCCGCCGAACGGGATCGTCTATGGCTGGCTGCGGCTGCTCCATGGGGTGATGGCGTTCGGCTTCTTCGGCATCATCCTCGCCCATCTCGGCGCCGCTTTGTTCCATGGCCTGATCCGGCGCGACGGCGTGATGGGGAGCATGACCGGCGTGGCGAAGGATTAG
- a CDS encoding DoxX family protein, producing the protein MTTPRSIAFILDWRPTVFAARLLLCGAYLLGGIVKASDWSAAVAEQAHFGMSPPALWAALTIAVELVGPLLILTGRLAWLGAGMLGVFTLLAAITANAFWAMPAGEARFMATNAFFEHLGLIGGFILVALVAHVAERPRRA; encoded by the coding sequence GTGACCACGCCGCGCTCCATCGCCTTCATTCTCGACTGGCGCCCCACCGTCTTCGCCGCCCGCCTGCTGCTGTGCGGCGCCTATCTGCTCGGCGGCATCGTGAAGGCGAGCGACTGGAGCGCGGCCGTCGCCGAGCAGGCGCATTTCGGCATGAGCCCGCCCGCTCTGTGGGCCGCGCTCACGATCGCGGTCGAGCTGGTCGGGCCGCTGCTGATCCTCACCGGCCGGCTGGCGTGGCTGGGCGCAGGGATGCTGGGCGTGTTCACCCTGCTCGCCGCGATCACCGCCAACGCCTTCTGGGCGATGCCCGCCGGCGAGGCGCGCTTCATGGCGACCAACGCCTTCTTCGAGCATCTCGGCCTGATCGGCGGCTTCATCCTCGTAGCCCTCGTGGCCCACGTCGCGGAGCGCCCGCGCCGTGCGTAA
- a CDS encoding ATP-binding protein, with translation MRLIRRIGGPLGLLGRIFAILLLTIVIEFGASTYLYERSSHFSVREDEARRLAEHLIIARKLMNEAPRRDRALVAIQLTTDRYAVRWSPDAPPPPHFAPALDQTRNQIIAWEPRLEQSMLRIRLSSPGRNASVQGELRLSDGSWLLFKTHELVQSWDLSVGRIALALAPAVALIILGGLLIRRALVPIRLLARATEKVGSADGIHLEEEGTSEVRQLIRAFNTMQERIHRLIDDRTQALAAVGHDLRTPIARVQLRAEAIDNDALREAIGRDVGEMEAMVASLLAFLGGEGDPEPPTRTDLAVMAVTTIEEAQDRGQEAQYVGPDHLEIDLRRMGFRRALVNLVENAIHYGQSATLTLDSSPDAIRIRIEDEGPGIPEDQLEAVLRPFSRLDAARARNTKGLGLGLAIVLRAVQQDGGELRLSNRPEGGLRAEIILPRA, from the coding sequence ATGCGCTTGATCCGCCGCATCGGCGGCCCGCTGGGCCTGCTCGGCCGCATCTTCGCGATCCTGCTGCTGACGATCGTCATCGAGTTCGGCGCCAGCACCTATCTGTACGAGCGGTCCAGCCACTTCTCCGTGCGCGAGGACGAAGCGCGTCGGCTGGCCGAGCATCTCATCATCGCGCGCAAGCTGATGAACGAGGCGCCGCGCCGCGATCGCGCGCTCGTCGCCATCCAGCTCACGACCGATCGCTATGCGGTGCGATGGAGCCCCGACGCCCCGCCTCCACCCCATTTCGCCCCCGCGCTGGACCAGACGCGCAACCAGATCATCGCGTGGGAGCCCCGGCTGGAGCAGAGCATGCTCCGCATCCGGCTGTCCTCGCCGGGCCGCAACGCCTCGGTCCAGGGCGAGCTGCGCCTTTCGGACGGCAGCTGGCTGCTCTTCAAAACGCATGAGTTGGTGCAGTCCTGGGACCTCTCGGTCGGCCGGATCGCGCTCGCGCTGGCGCCGGCCGTCGCGCTCATCATCCTCGGCGGCCTGCTGATCCGCCGCGCGCTGGTTCCGATCCGGCTGCTCGCGCGCGCTACGGAAAAGGTCGGTTCGGCCGACGGCATCCACCTGGAGGAAGAAGGTACGAGCGAGGTCCGCCAGCTGATCCGCGCCTTCAATACGATGCAGGAGCGCATCCACCGCCTGATCGACGATCGCACGCAGGCCCTGGCCGCGGTCGGTCACGATCTCCGCACGCCGATCGCGCGCGTGCAGCTGCGCGCCGAGGCGATCGACAATGATGCGCTGCGCGAGGCGATCGGCCGCGACGTGGGCGAGATGGAGGCGATGGTCGCCTCGCTCCTCGCCTTCCTCGGCGGCGAGGGCGATCCCGAGCCGCCGACGCGCACCGACCTCGCCGTGATGGCCGTCACCACGATCGAGGAGGCGCAGGATCGCGGGCAGGAGGCGCAGTATGTCGGCCCCGATCATCTGGAGATCGATCTGCGCCGCATGGGTTTCCGCCGCGCGCTGGTGAATCTGGTCGAGAATGCGATCCACTACGGCCAGTCCGCGACGCTCACGCTGGACTCCTCCCCCGACGCGATCCGCATCCGGATCGAGGACGAAGGCCCCGGCATTCCCGAGGATCAGCTGGAGGCGGTGCTGCGCCCCTTCTCCCGCCTCGATGCGGCGCGGGCGCGCAACACCAAGGGCCTCGGCCTCGGCCTCGCGATCGTGCTGCGCGCGGTGCAACAGGACGGTGGCGAATTGCGTCTGTCGAACCGGCCCGAAGGCGGCCTGCGCGCCGAGATCATCCTGCCGCGCGCATGA
- a CDS encoding catalase family peroxidase produces MPLPKHALPRLAVIGVVLAAIVLLFAWVGGFLSPARISGGKVADALQAANGKVFPGFRRAHAKGLCVSGRFEANGAGVALSRAALFPAGTVPVTGRFSTGGGNPLATDGRNVFHALGLRFSLPGGEEWRMAVDHTPIFIVSNPADFVALQKAGIPDPKTGKPDPDKVKAFVATHPETRAFMDYMKTAPLPSSFANGTYYSINAFRFIDAKGSERFVRWQFVPEAPFAALDKAKLDAMPRDVLFDELIGRIGKGPLKWHLVIVEANPGDRTDNATVRWTGAHRQVDVGTLVLDKAATEEAGGCRDVNFDPLILPEGVAASDDPLLPARSAAYSASYRRRTIEGPHPDALTQAKSEGEGK; encoded by the coding sequence ATGCCGTTACCGAAACATGCCCTGCCGAGGCTTGCCGTCATCGGCGTCGTCCTCGCTGCGATCGTGCTGCTGTTCGCCTGGGTCGGCGGCTTCCTCTCGCCCGCCCGGATCAGCGGCGGCAAGGTGGCCGACGCGCTGCAGGCGGCGAACGGCAAGGTCTTTCCGGGCTTCCGTCGCGCCCATGCGAAGGGGCTGTGCGTGAGCGGCCGGTTCGAGGCGAACGGGGCGGGCGTGGCGCTCTCCCGTGCCGCTCTGTTTCCGGCGGGGACGGTGCCCGTGACCGGACGCTTCTCCACCGGCGGCGGCAATCCGCTGGCGACCGACGGGCGCAACGTGTTCCACGCGCTCGGCCTGCGCTTCTCGCTGCCCGGTGGTGAGGAGTGGCGGATGGCGGTGGATCACACGCCGATCTTCATCGTCTCCAACCCTGCGGATTTCGTGGCGCTGCAGAAAGCGGGCATCCCCGATCCCAAAACCGGCAAGCCCGATCCGGACAAGGTGAAGGCGTTCGTGGCGACGCATCCCGAAACCAGGGCCTTCATGGACTATATGAAGACCGCGCCTCTGCCCTCCAGCTTCGCCAACGGCACCTATTACAGCATCAACGCCTTCCGCTTCATCGATGCGAAGGGAAGCGAGCGCTTCGTGCGCTGGCAGTTCGTGCCCGAGGCGCCCTTCGCGGCGCTGGACAAGGCGAAGCTGGACGCGATGCCGCGCGATGTCCTGTTCGACGAACTGATCGGTCGGATCGGCAAGGGGCCGCTGAAGTGGCATCTCGTGATCGTCGAGGCGAACCCCGGCGACCGCACCGACAATGCCACCGTGCGCTGGACCGGCGCGCATCGTCAGGTGGATGTCGGTACGCTCGTGCTGGACAAGGCCGCGACCGAAGAGGCGGGCGGCTGCCGCGACGTCAATTTCGATCCGTTGATCCTGCCGGAGGGCGTGGCCGCCTCGGACGATCCGCTGCTGCCCGCGCGATCGGCCGCTTACTCCGCCTCCTACCGGCGGCGCACGATCGAGGGGCCGCACCCGGATGCGCTGACCCAGGCCAAGAGCGAAGGAGAAGGCAAATGA